The Pseudomonas oryzicola genomic sequence CTGAGCCTGCTGGGCACCTTCCTGGTCCGCTCCGGCGTATTGACTTCGGTGCATGCGTTCGCCGCCGACCCGGCGCGTGGTGTGTTCATCCTGATCTTCCTGCTGTTCGTGGTCGGCGGTTCGCTGACCTTGTTCGCCGTGCGTGCGCCGGTGGTCAAGAGCCAGGTCGGCTTTGCCCTGTGGTCGCGGGAAACGTTGCTGCTGGCCAACAACCTGATTTTGGTGGTGGCGGCTTCGATGATCCTGCTCGGCACCTTGTACCCGTTGGTGCTCGACGCCCTGAGCGGGGCCAAGCTGTCGGTCGGCCCGCCGTACTTCGATGCCTTGTTCCTGCCGTTGATGGCGCTGCTGATGGTGGTGCTGGGCGTGGGCGTGGTGGTGCGCTGGAAAGACACCCCGGGCAAGTGGCTGGCGAGCATGATGACCCCGGTACTGATCGGCAGTGCGCTGCTGGCGCCGGTCGCCGGCTTCATCGTCGATGATTTCGACTGGCCAGCGCTGAGCGCCTTCGCCCTGGCTGCCTGGGTGGTGCTCGGCGGGCTGCGCGACATCTTCGACAAGACCCGCCACAAAGGCCTGATCAAAGGCGTGCCGGGCCTTTCGCGCAGCTACTGGGGCATGCAGCTGGCGCACCTGGGGCTGGCGGTGTGCGCGTTGGGCGTGGTGCTGTCGAGCAACAACAGTGCCGAACGCGACCTGCGCATGGCCCCGGGCGAGAGCGTCGAGCTGGGCGGTTATCACTTCCTGTTCGAAGGCGCCAGGCACTTCGAAGGGCCGAACTTCATCTCCGACAAGGGCACCATCGTGGTCAGCCGCGATGGCCGTGAAGTGACCACCTTGCACCCGGAAAAGCGCCTGTACACCGTGCAGCAGTCGATGATGACCGAAGCCGGCATCGACGCCGGCTTTACCCGCGACCTGTATGTCGCCCTCGGCGAGCCGCTGGAAAACGGCGCCTGGGCAGTACGCGTGCATATCAAGCCTTATGTCCGCTGGATCTGGCTGGGCGGTCTGCTGACCGGCCTGGGCGGGTTGCTGGCGGCCCTCGACCGGCGCTACCGCGTCAAGGTCAAGACCCGGGTGCGTGAAGCCCTGGGCGTGTCTGGAGCAGCTGCATGAAGCGTTGGATCATGGTGGTGCCATTGGTGGTGTTCCTGCTGATGGCAGTTGTCCTCTACAAAGGGCTGTTCCTCAAGCCCGACGAGCTGCCGTCGGCAATGATCGGCAAGCCGTTCCCGGCCTTTTCCCTGGCCTCGACCCAGGGTGACCGTACCCTGACCCAGGCCGACTTGCAGGGCCGCCCGGCGCTGGTCAACGTGTGGGCCACCTGGTGCCCGTCGTGCAAGGTCGAGCACCCGTACCTCAACCAGCTCGCCGAGCAGGGCGTGGTGATCCACGGCATCAACTACAAGGACGACAACGCCGCCGCGCAGAAGTGGCTGGCCGAATTCCACAACCCGTACCAGCTGGATATCCGTGATGAACAGGGCAGCCTGGGCCTGGACCTGGGCGTGTACGGCGCACCGGAAACCTTCCTGATCGACGCCAAGGGCATCATCCGCTACAAGCACGTCGGTATCGTCGATGCCAGCGTCTGGCGCGAACAGCTGGCTCCGCTGTACCAGGGCCTGGTCGACGAGGCCAGGCCATGAAGCGCTGGTTGGCAGCGGCCGTGCTGGGCATGAGCCTGGCCGGTGTGGCCAAGGCGGCCATCGATACCTACCAGTTCCGCGATGACGCCGAACGTGAGCGCTACCAGCAGCTGACCAAGGAACTGCGTTGCCCCAAGTGCCAGAACCAGGACATCGCCGACTCCAACGCACCGATCGCCGCCGACCTGCGTCGCGAAATCTTCCGCATGCTCGGTGAAGGCAAGAGCAACCAGCAGATCGTCGACTTCATGGTCGACCGCTATGGTGACTTCGTACGCTACAAGCCGGCACTCAGTGGCCGCACCTGGTTGCTGTGGTTCGGCCCGGGCATTCTGCTGGTCGGTGGCTTCGTGGTGCTGGCGCTGATCGTGCGCCGTCGCCGCGGTTCGGCCAGCGAGGCTGCGCAGGAGTTGTCCTTCGAAGAACGCGAGCGTCTCGCCAAACTGCTGGAAAAAGAACAGACCCATGACTGAATTCTGGCTTAGTGCGGGCCTGCTGCTGCTCGCTGCCATCGGCTTTCTGCTGATCCCGATCCTGCGTGGCCGTCGCCAGCAGCAGGAAGAAGACCGCACCGCCCTGAACGTGGCGCTGTACCAGGAGCGTATCGACGAACTGACGGCGCAGCAGGCCGCTGGCGTGCTCGACGACGCGCAGATGGCCAAGGGCCGCGACGAAGCCGCCCGCGAGCTGCTGGCGGATACCGAAGGTGCCGAACCGGCGCGTCAGGGCCATCTGGGCAAGGCTTTGCCAGTGCTGGCCGCGGTACTGGTGCCGCTGTTGGCGCTGGGGCTGTACCTGCATTTTGGCGCGGCGGACAAGGTGGCGCTGACCCAGGAATTCGCCGAGGCGCCCAAGTCGATGGAAGAGATGACGACACGCCTGGAGCGGGTGGTGCAGGCCCAGCCGGATTCCGCCGAGGCGGTGTACTTCCTGGGGCGTGCCTACATGGCCGAACAGCGCCCGGCCGATGCCGCGCGCACCTTCGAGCGCGCCGTGGCCCTGGCCGGGCGCCAGCCTGAATTGCTCGGGCAGTGGGCCCAGGCGTTGTACTTCGCTGCTGGCAAGCAATGGAGCCCGCAATTGCAGGCGCTGACGGACGAAGCACTGAAAGCCGACCCCAACGAAGTGACCAGCCTGGGGCTGCGTGGTATCGCTGCGTTCGAGGGCGAGCGTTACCAGGAAGCGATCGATTACTGGAAGCGCTTGCTGGCCCAACTGCCGGAAGGCGACGCATCGCGTGACGCACTGCAGGGCGGCATCGACCGCGCTGCCGAGCGCCTGGGTGGCTCGCCGGACCAGGCCGCACAACCCGCGCCGGTGGTGGCGCGCCTGAAGGTGCGGGTGGAGTTGGCTGCGGCGTTGAAAGACAAGGTTCGCGCGAACGACACGGTGTTCATCTTCGCCCGCGCCAGCAACGGGCCGCCGATGCCGTTGGCGGCCAAGCGGGTGACGGTGGCGCAGTTGCCGATCGAGGTGGAATTGTCCGATGCTGACGCGATGATGCCGCAGATGAAACTGTCCGACTTTGCCGAAGTCCAACTGGTTGCACGCGTGTCGCGCGCTGGCCAGCCTACCCATGGCGAGTGGATTGGCCAGGGCGCGCCACTGCCCAGCGCCACGCAGGCCACCCAGCACCTGACCATCGACAGCCCCGACCCGTAAGAGAGCAATGCCATGCACAGCACCGTCCGCCTGACCCTGATCACCCTGGCCCTGGGTTTGTCTGCGTGTACGGTGCATGAGCCGTACGAGCGGCCGGAGCCGCCGATCGAGCGGTTGCCGCAGGAGCCGGTGGTCAAGCCGGTGCCGGGTGGGCAACCGTCCACTGCGCCGAGCAAGCCGGCGGCCATTCCCAAGCCGATGCCGCGTACTTCGGCCAGCTTCGCGCCGCCGCCTGGCGGGGCGAGCCACTGGGACCCGAA encodes the following:
- a CDS encoding heme lyase CcmF/NrfE family subunit, yielding MIPELGQLAMILAICFAAVQATLPLLGAWRNDSLWMSLARPAAWGQFAFLAFAFACLTHAFMTDNFSVAYVASNSNSALPWYYKFSAVWGAHEGSLLLWALILGGWTFAVSIFSRQLPQVMLARVLAVMGMISVGFLSFLIVTSNPFQRLLPQVPTDGRDLNPLLQDFGLIVHPPMLYMGYVGFSVAFAFAIAALLGGRLDAAWARWSRPWTIVAWAFLGVGITLGSWWAYYELGWGGWWFWDPVENASFMPWLVGTALIHSLAVTEKRGVFKSWTVLLAIAAFSLSLLGTFLVRSGVLTSVHAFAADPARGVFILIFLLFVVGGSLTLFAVRAPVVKSQVGFALWSRETLLLANNLILVVAASMILLGTLYPLVLDALSGAKLSVGPPYFDALFLPLMALLMVVLGVGVVVRWKDTPGKWLASMMTPVLIGSALLAPVAGFIVDDFDWPALSAFALAAWVVLGGLRDIFDKTRHKGLIKGVPGLSRSYWGMQLAHLGLAVCALGVVLSSNNSAERDLRMAPGESVELGGYHFLFEGARHFEGPNFISDKGTIVVSRDGREVTTLHPEKRLYTVQQSMMTEAGIDAGFTRDLYVALGEPLENGAWAVRVHIKPYVRWIWLGGLLTGLGGLLAALDRRYRVKVKTRVREALGVSGAAA
- a CDS encoding DsbE family thiol:disulfide interchange protein; this translates as MKRWIMVVPLVVFLLMAVVLYKGLFLKPDELPSAMIGKPFPAFSLASTQGDRTLTQADLQGRPALVNVWATWCPSCKVEHPYLNQLAEQGVVIHGINYKDDNAAAQKWLAEFHNPYQLDIRDEQGSLGLDLGVYGAPETFLIDAKGIIRYKHVGIVDASVWREQLAPLYQGLVDEARP
- a CDS encoding cytochrome c-type biogenesis protein, encoding MKRWLAAAVLGMSLAGVAKAAIDTYQFRDDAERERYQQLTKELRCPKCQNQDIADSNAPIAADLRREIFRMLGEGKSNQQIVDFMVDRYGDFVRYKPALSGRTWLLWFGPGILLVGGFVVLALIVRRRRGSASEAAQELSFEERERLAKLLEKEQTHD
- the ccmI gene encoding c-type cytochrome biogenesis protein CcmI, with product MTEFWLSAGLLLLAAIGFLLIPILRGRRQQQEEDRTALNVALYQERIDELTAQQAAGVLDDAQMAKGRDEAARELLADTEGAEPARQGHLGKALPVLAAVLVPLLALGLYLHFGAADKVALTQEFAEAPKSMEEMTTRLERVVQAQPDSAEAVYFLGRAYMAEQRPADAARTFERAVALAGRQPELLGQWAQALYFAAGKQWSPQLQALTDEALKADPNEVTSLGLRGIAAFEGERYQEAIDYWKRLLAQLPEGDASRDALQGGIDRAAERLGGSPDQAAQPAPVVARLKVRVELAAALKDKVRANDTVFIFARASNGPPMPLAAKRVTVAQLPIEVELSDADAMMPQMKLSDFAEVQLVARVSRAGQPTHGEWIGQGAPLPSATQATQHLTIDSPDP